The Medicago truncatula cultivar Jemalong A17 chromosome 4, MtrunA17r5.0-ANR, whole genome shotgun sequence genome includes a region encoding these proteins:
- the LOC11439632 gene encoding leucine-rich repeat receptor-like kinase protein SUNN precursor → MKNITCYLLLLCMLFTTCYSLNNDLDALLKLKKSMKGEKAKDDALKDWKFSTSASAHCSFSGVKCDEDQRVIALNVTQVPLFGHLSKEIGELNMLESLTITMDNLTGELPTELSKLTSLRILNISHNLFSGNFPGNITFGMKKLEALDAYDNNFEGPLPEEIVSLMKLKYLSFAGNFFSGTIPESYSEFQKLEILRLNYNSLTGKIPKSLSKLKMLKELQLGYENAYSGGIPPELGSIKSLRYLEISNANLTGEIPPSLGNLENLDSLFLQMNNLTGTIPPELSSMRSLMSLDLSINGLSGEIPETFSKLKNLTLINFFQNKLRGSIPAFIGDLPNLETLQVWENNFSFVLPQNLGSNGKFIYFDVTKNHLTGLIPPELCKSKKLKTFIVTDNFFRGPIPNGIGPCKSLEKIRVANNYLDGPVPPGIFQLPSVQIIELGNNRFNGQLPTEISGNSLGNLALSNNLFTGRIPASMKNLRSLQTLLLDANQFLGEIPAEVFALPVLTRINISGNNLTGGIPKTVTQCSSLTAVDFSRNMLTGEVPKGMKNLKVLSIFNVSHNSISGKIPDEIRFMTSLTTLDLSYNNFTGIVPTGGQFLVFNDRSFAGNPSLCFPHQTTCSSLLYRSRKSHAKEKAVVIAIVFATAVLMVIVTLHMMRKRKRHMAKAWKLTAFQKLEFRAEEVVECLKEENIIGKGGAGIVYRGSMANGTDVAIKRLVGQGSGRNDYGFKAEIETLGRIRHRNIMRLLGYVSNKDTNLLLYEYMPNGSLGEWLHGAKGCHLSWEMRYKIAVEAAKGLCYLHHDCSPLIIHRDVKSNNILLDADFEAHVADFGLAKFLYDPGASQSMSSIAGSYGYIAPEYAYTLKVDEKSDVYSFGVVLLELIIGRKPVGEFGDGVDIVGWINKTELELYQPSDKALVSAVVDPRLNGYPLTSVIYMFNIAMMCVKEMGPARPTMREVVHMLTNPPHSTSHNLINL, encoded by the exons atgaaaaaCATCACATGTTATTTGCTACTATTGTGCATGTTATTTACAACGtgttattcattaaataatgatCTTGATGCGTTGCTAAagctaaaaaaatcaatgaaaggAGAGAAAGCCAAAGATGATGCACTCAAAGACTGGAAATTTTCAACTTCTGCTTCAGCTCACTGTTCATTTTCCGGTGTAAAATGCGACGAAGATCAACGTGTGATTGCTTTGAACGTGACGCAAGTTCCACTCTTCGGACACCTTTCCAAGGAGATCGGAGAGTTGAACATGCTCGAGAGCCTTACAATCACTATGGACAATCTCACCGGCGAGCTTCCAACTGAGCTATCCAAACTTACTTCTCTTAGAATCCTCAACATCTCTCACAACCTCTTCTCCGGTAACTTCCCCGGCAACATCACTTTTGGAATGAAGAAACTTGAGGCTCTAGATGCTTATGACAATAATTTCGAAGGTCCTCTTCCAGAGGAAATCGTTAGCCTGATGAAACTCAAGTACTTAAGTTTTGCTGGAAACTTTTTCTCCGGTACAATACCGGAGAGTTACTCGGAGTTTCAGAAGTTGGAGATTTTAAGGCTGAACTATAACAGTTTAACAGGGAAGATTCCTAAGAGTTTGTCGAAGTTAAAGATGCTAAAGGAACTCCAATTAGGTTATGAGAATGCTTACTCCGGTGGAATTCCACCGGAGTTAGGTTCAATCAAATCTCTCCGATATCTTGAAATTTCTAACGCTAACCTCACCGGAGAAATTCCACCGAGTCTTGGAAATTTAGAAAACCTCGACTCCTTGTTTTTGCAAATGAACAACCTCACCGGAACAATTCCACCCGAACTCTCTTCAATGCGGAGTCTCATGTCGTTGGATCTCTCCATCAACGGACTCTCAGGGGAGATTCCAGAAACCTTCTCAAAGCTGAAAAATCTCACTCTCATCAATTTCTTCCAGAACAAGCTTCGCGGTTCAATTCCAGCGTTCATCGGCGATCTTCCTAACCTCGAAACGCTTCAGGTTTGGGAAaacaatttctcttttgtattGCCGCAGAATCTCGGTTCAAACGGAAAGTTCATATACTTTGACGTTACGAAGAATCACCTCACCGGATTGATCCCACCGGAGTTATGCAAATCAAAGAAGTTGAAAACGTTTATCGTTACTGACAACTTCTTCCGCGGTCCAATACCTAACGGAATTGGCCCGTGTAAGTCACTTGAAAAAATCAGAGTGGCTAATAACTACTTGGACGGCCCGGTCCCACCGGGGATTTTTCAGTTGCCTTCTGTACAGATAATAGAGCTTGGAAATAACCGTTTTAACGGCCAACTACCAACGGAGATTTCTGGCAATTCTCTCGGGAATCTCGCTCTTTCTAACAATTTATTTACCGGGAGGATTCCGGCGTCCATGAAGAATCTCCGATCACTGCAGACGCTGTTACTCGATGCCAATCAGTTTCTCGGAGAAATTCCGGCAGAGGTCTTTGCTTTACCGGTGTTGACTAGAATCAACATAAGTGGCAATAATCTCACTGGTGGAATTCCAAAGACGGTTACTCAATGTAGTTCACTGACTGCAGTTGACTTCAGCCGAAACATGCTTACCGGTGAGGTTCCTAAAGGGATGAAGAATCTGAAGGTTCTAAGCATTTTTAATGTTTCGCATAATAGCATATCTGGGAAAATCCCTGATGAGATTAGATTCATGACGAGTCTAACGACGCTGGATTTATCTTACAACAATTTTACCGGAATTGTCCCCACAGGTGGTCAGTTTTTGGTCTTCAACGACCGGTCATTTGCCGGAAATCCTAGCCTATGTTTCCCCCACCAAACAACATGTTCTTCATTGCTCTATCGTTCGAGAAAAAGCCATGCAAAGGAGAAAGCTGTCGTCATAGCAATCGTCTTCGCCACAGCGGTGTTAATGGTAATTGTAACACTGCACATGATGAGGAAGAGGAAGCGTCACATGGCAAAAGCATGGAAGCTAACAGCGTTTCAGAAGTTGGAATTCAGAGCAGAGGAAGTAGTGGAGTGTCTGAAAGAAGAGAACATAATAGGAAAAGGAGGAGCTGGGATTGTCTACAGAGGGTCCATGGCAAACGGAACAGACGTTGCGATAAAGCGTTTAGTTGGACAAGGAAGTGGTAGAAATGATTATGGATTCAAAGCTGAGATAGAGACATTGGGAAGGATTAGACACAGAAACATAATGAGGCTTTTGGGATATGTTTCAAACAAGGATACAAATTTGTTGTTGTATGAGTACATGCCTAATGGTAGTTTAGGTGAGTGGCTTCATGGTGCAAAAGGTTGTCATTTGAGTTGGGAAATGAGGTACAAAATTGCTGTGGAAGCTGCTAAGGGactttgctatttgcaccatgaTTGTTCACCTCTTATCATTCATAGGGATGTTAAGTCTAATAATATATTGCTTGATGCTGATTTTGAGGCTCATGTTGCTGATTTTGGACTTGCTAAGTTCTTGTATGATCCAGGTGCTTCTCAATCCATGTCCTCAATTGCTGGCTCCTACGGCTACATTGCTCCAG AATATGCATACACTCTCAAAGTGGATGAAAAAAGTGATGTGTATAGTTTCGGAGTGGTGCTATTGGAGCTGATAATAGGAAGGAAGCCAGTTGGTGAATTTGGAGATGGAGTAGACATCGTTGGATGGATCAATAAAACTGAATTAGAACTTTATCAGCCATCAGATAAAGCATTAGTGTCAGCAGTGGTGGACCCACGACTCAATGGATACCCTTTGACTAGTGTTATCTACATGTTCAACATAGCTATGATGTGTGTTAAAGAAATGGGACCTGCAAGGCCTACCATGAGGGAAGTTGTTCATATGCTCACTAATCCACCTCACTCTACAAGTCACAACTTGATTAATCTCTAG